A part of Microbulbifer salipaludis genomic DNA contains:
- a CDS encoding N-acetylmuramoyl-L-alanine amidase, whose amino-acid sequence MLPAAVANSAEVEGVRLWRAPDHTRLVFDLNGPAEHKLFTLTNPDRVVIDVSGARLSTGIEDLPLADTPIAGVRHAVQNNRDLRVVLDLKQPVNPRSFALRRHQQLPDRLVIDLHDRGKVEEKTIEQVQVVSGKRDIVVAIDAGHGGEDPGALGPGGLREKDVVLAISRYLQKSIDARPGFTAKLVRTGDYYIPLRDRVKKGRELRADLFVSIHADAFTRKDARGAGVYAVSSRGATSETARFLAQRENESDLIGGAGSLSLSDKDDTLAGVLLDLAMTATMNASLDIGSSVLSSLGSFTHLHKKKVEQANFSVLRNPDVPSILVETGFITNPQEARRLRDPSFQKRMAEKLGDGIAAHFTARPPADSWLAANANRIDRKHRILRGDTLSGIAARYNISVADLKRANGMRTTMIRVGQTLTIPSS is encoded by the coding sequence ATGCTGCCGGCGGCCGTGGCCAACAGCGCAGAAGTCGAAGGGGTGCGCCTGTGGCGTGCTCCGGATCACACCCGCCTGGTGTTCGATCTTAACGGCCCCGCCGAGCACAAACTGTTCACGCTCACCAACCCGGATCGCGTGGTTATCGACGTGAGTGGCGCCAGGCTGTCCACCGGCATCGAGGATCTGCCACTGGCGGATACACCCATCGCGGGCGTGCGCCATGCGGTGCAGAACAATCGCGACCTGCGTGTGGTGCTGGACCTCAAGCAACCGGTCAATCCCCGCAGCTTCGCCCTGCGCCGCCACCAACAGCTCCCCGACCGGCTGGTAATTGACCTGCACGACCGGGGTAAGGTGGAAGAAAAAACTATCGAGCAGGTGCAGGTGGTCAGCGGCAAGCGCGATATCGTTGTTGCCATTGATGCCGGCCACGGTGGTGAGGACCCGGGCGCGCTCGGTCCCGGTGGCCTGCGCGAAAAAGACGTGGTGCTGGCCATCTCCCGCTACCTGCAAAAGTCCATCGATGCACGCCCCGGCTTTACCGCCAAACTGGTGCGCACCGGTGATTACTACATTCCCCTGCGCGATCGGGTGAAAAAAGGGCGGGAACTGCGTGCGGATCTGTTTGTGTCGATTCACGCGGATGCCTTCACCCGCAAGGATGCGCGCGGTGCCGGCGTTTATGCGGTGTCCTCGCGCGGTGCCACCAGTGAGACGGCGCGGTTTCTCGCACAGCGGGAAAACGAATCCGACCTCATCGGCGGTGCTGGCAGCCTGAGCCTCAGCGACAAGGACGACACCCTCGCCGGTGTACTGCTGGACCTGGCGATGACCGCCACCATGAATGCGAGCCTGGATATTGGCAGCAGTGTGCTCAGCTCCCTGGGCAGTTTCACCCACCTGCACAAAAAGAAAGTCGAGCAGGCGAACTTCTCCGTATTGCGCAATCCGGATGTGCCCTCGATTCTGGTAGAGACCGGCTTTATCACCAATCCTCAGGAAGCCCGTCGCCTGCGCGACCCGTCGTTCCAGAAGCGCATGGCGGAGAAGCTCGGCGACGGTATCGCCGCCCACTTCACCGCCCGCCCACCGGCGGATAGCTGGCTTGCAGCCAATGCCAATCGTATCGACCGCAAGCATCGAATCTTGCGGGGTGATACCCTGTCCGGCATCGCCGCCCGCTACAACATCTCGGTGGCCGACCTGAAGCGGGCCAACGGCATGCGCACCACGATGATCCGGGTGGGTCAGACGCTGACTATCCCGTCTAGTTGA
- the mutL gene encoding DNA mismatch repair endonuclease MutL: MPENIQLLSPRLANQIAAGEVVERPASVIKELLENSLDAGATRLEVDLDAGGVKRIMVRDNGKGIEKDDLHLALARHATSKIHALEDLEAVATLGFRGEALASISSVARLTLTSSRDDSGKGWVVSAEGREMETQLAPAAHPRGTTVEVRDLFFNTPARRKFLRTEKTEFNRVDETIKRLALSRFDVSISLRHNGKGVHNLRGGTSRAEMERRVAQLCGPAFMQNALHIEMERNGLRLWGWVAEPAFSRSQADLQFFYVNGRAIRDRVVSHAVRRAFADVLYHGRHPAFVLYLELDPASVDVNVHPTKHEVRFRDSRLVHDFLFGSLHRALADVRPGQNDEHEAVSPQISGVAAGEFAGQERMALASAPSPSTSAPSAGFAGQGFGTASSPQRIQQQMQGYGALHQPHSGGVQEAPAGAVATPLAGGQPSMPAEADSEAPPLGFAVAQLHGIYILSQNQHGMVVVDMHAAHERIVYENMKAAHAAGGIQAQPLLVPVSLAVSEREADCFEEREEVFTSLGFVLQRAGPETLMVRQVPSMLHGAPVEQLVRDVLSDLLAEGSSDRIGNQINEILSTMACHGSVRANRKLTIPEMNALLRDMERTERSGQCNHGRPTWTQVKLSDMDKWFMRGQ; encoded by the coding sequence ATGCCAGAAAATATCCAGCTACTTTCCCCAAGACTCGCCAACCAGATCGCCGCCGGTGAGGTGGTTGAGCGTCCGGCTTCCGTGATCAAGGAGTTGCTGGAAAACAGCCTCGATGCCGGAGCTACACGGCTGGAAGTCGACCTGGACGCTGGTGGGGTGAAGCGCATCATGGTGCGCGACAATGGCAAGGGCATCGAAAAGGATGACCTGCACCTGGCCCTCGCCCGTCACGCCACCTCGAAAATTCACGCACTCGAAGATCTCGAAGCGGTTGCCACCCTCGGCTTTCGCGGCGAGGCCTTGGCCAGTATTTCCTCTGTGGCCCGCCTCACGCTGACCAGCAGCCGCGATGACTCCGGCAAGGGCTGGGTGGTATCTGCCGAGGGGCGCGAAATGGAAACCCAGCTTGCGCCTGCCGCCCATCCCCGTGGCACCACGGTGGAGGTGCGGGACCTGTTCTTTAACACCCCCGCGCGCCGGAAATTCCTGCGTACCGAAAAGACCGAATTCAATCGCGTCGATGAAACCATCAAGCGCCTTGCCCTGTCGCGGTTCGACGTGTCGATCAGTCTGCGCCACAACGGCAAAGGTGTGCACAACCTGCGCGGTGGCACCAGTCGCGCAGAAATGGAGCGGCGTGTGGCCCAGTTGTGTGGGCCGGCGTTTATGCAAAATGCGCTGCATATCGAAATGGAGCGCAATGGCTTGCGCTTGTGGGGGTGGGTGGCGGAGCCCGCGTTTTCCCGCTCCCAGGCTGACCTGCAGTTTTTCTACGTCAACGGCCGCGCGATCCGCGACCGTGTGGTGAGCCACGCAGTGCGGCGCGCCTTCGCCGATGTGCTGTATCACGGCCGGCATCCGGCCTTTGTGCTGTACCTGGAGCTGGATCCGGCCTCGGTGGATGTGAATGTGCACCCCACCAAACACGAGGTGCGCTTCCGCGACAGCCGCCTGGTGCACGACTTCCTGTTTGGTTCCCTGCACCGCGCCCTGGCCGATGTGCGCCCGGGTCAGAATGACGAGCACGAAGCGGTTTCGCCGCAGATCTCCGGGGTAGCCGCCGGCGAATTTGCCGGGCAGGAGCGAATGGCGCTGGCCTCGGCGCCGTCGCCCTCGACGTCCGCGCCATCCGCGGGGTTTGCCGGTCAGGGATTTGGTACAGCGTCCTCTCCGCAACGCATCCAGCAGCAGATGCAGGGCTATGGTGCACTGCACCAGCCCCATAGCGGCGGTGTGCAGGAGGCGCCTGCGGGTGCCGTGGCGACGCCACTGGCGGGCGGGCAGCCGTCGATGCCGGCGGAAGCGGACAGCGAGGCGCCACCGCTGGGGTTTGCCGTGGCCCAGCTGCACGGTATCTATATTCTTTCCCAGAACCAGCACGGCATGGTGGTGGTGGATATGCACGCGGCACATGAGCGTATCGTGTACGAAAATATGAAAGCCGCCCACGCCGCCGGTGGCATTCAGGCGCAGCCGTTGCTGGTGCCGGTCAGTCTGGCAGTCAGTGAACGCGAGGCGGACTGTTTCGAAGAGCGTGAGGAAGTGTTCACTTCCCTCGGCTTTGTGTTGCAGCGCGCCGGGCCGGAAACCCTGATGGTGCGGCAGGTGCCCAGCATGCTGCACGGTGCACCGGTGGAGCAGCTGGTGCGGGATGTGCTGTCGGACCTGCTGGCAGAGGGCAGCAGCGATCGCATTGGCAACCAGATCAATGAGATCCTTTCCACCATGGCCTGTCACGGTTCCGTGCGCGCCAATCGCAAGCTGACCATCCCGGAGATGAATGCATTGTTGCGGGATATGGAGCGCACCGAACGCAGCGGGCAGTGCAACCACGGTCGGCCCACCTGGACCCAGGTGAAACTGTCCGATATGGATAAGTGGTTTATGCGCGGCCAATAA